The Quercus robur chromosome 3, dhQueRobu3.1, whole genome shotgun sequence DNA segment GATCAGTATCTAATTGTTGATTGGAATGTCTTTTAATGTGATATGATTTTGTGATTTGAGTTCCCCTTTTATGTGCCTAGTTATTAAGTTATACTAGCTTTTTAACCCGCACTATGTGCGGGAacctttttatttacatttattagaaaataatttttttaataatatttaaatacacTTTTACCACATACTAAACACCCAACACATATCTCCATTTACAAATCTAATTACAAACACCATAGGCAGAtactaaaaactaatttaacccaaatctaatacaaatactcaaacaaaatttattttaaacccattaaaaccaaatctaacTCAAATATCTAAATCTAAAACAATCCAACCAAGTGCATTTGAAGATGCTAATTCAGCATCAGCTCATTTCATATCCCAGTTGTTCTTTTTGTTCCTGCTCCCTTCCAATCGGTCAAATAtcgttttcctttttattttccgcCTATCATGTCCCTTTTGTGAGGAATAAATATAGACCTTTGTAGATTCCGTTCAACCCCAACATTTATATACTGCACAAAGTAAATGTATCTTAGAAgcttgataaaatttaaaaaaaaaaaaaatcataaatacatataaaccacaaattttctcattaattttaGACACATATTCTCCATACTCTATCCATTCAATAGATGGTTATGTATGAGAAGACAATGAACTTAAGACActcatttatgttttttgtaGGTATACTATCTATCAAATACAATGAAAGAGAAagcaaaattaaacaaaaaaccaatTCTAGAGAACAAACAACATTGATTATTAAGCATATAacatggggaaaaaaattaattatggaaaaatatgtaaaatccTTTAATTATAGGTAtagaatcaaagaattataaataatttctaTTAGTATGGTACTACAATTTTCACTTATTGCTTAAACCTACTACTATCATAATCTAATAATATAAACATGATATGATAAAACTTCTAAGATAACTCTATAAAATAGctaaacaaaatcataatatcataaaatttttagtgATAAGTTAGTCTCATTCCTCTTCAAAGATTTTTCTTATTCAAAGTTAGGATTCTAATCACACCATTCAATCCATTATATAATTCAGTCTTCGATATATGTTGGTTCAACCTCACCCACATAAATAGATTTCCTTCTATACATGTGTATGCACCAACATGTAATTGCTGAAATAGTCAACCACCATAAACCAAAGTATGTCTCTCATCTTCACATTCGCTATAACCTTTCTATCATCCATATTTAActaaagagaaaaattacattaaatgtcaatttataaattaaaaaaatacgtATAGTATGAAAATCTATTGAAACATGGTTTAGTCAAACTTAAAACTATACATATGTATTTGTTTTGTAGGAAAAAATGCTAGAGACCAcaaaccatatatataaaacttggtTTGGACTTAAATTTAGTAGTTACAGAAATATGACTAATAGAAACTCAAATTTCGCAAAACTAAGACTATATGTAATCTTAGAGGCAGACTGAATTGTAAAACtatacaaacacaaataagcCAAATTTGCTACAAAGCATagcctaaaaagaaaaagaaaaaagagaactcTAACAATCTATTTGGCTGCTGGAAAAaggtgggaaaaaaattaatgaaatcatAACAATTTTACAGGTCAATTTGCTTTGAGAACAAAACAGCACTAATGTGTTAATTGTGTTTtagaatgaaagaaaagttcttttcttcatattaaaaattttgcagTAACGCATAAGTATTAGATTTATTCATGTGTGCCGTGATTCATTCATGtgatatattgttttttattgaattagaaCTTGATTCATAAAAGGCCATGATTATCTTATCTTTGTCATGGTACTGCATGTCCATATCATTGACTTGGATAGACATATAAAAGTTGATGCGCTCATAGCATAAAAGCGTCTATATCAGTAATCTTTATCAATGCCTAAAAACAGAGAAATCCTTAAAATTTACACGGTAACCTTCCCAAAGGAACAACatgcccatatatatatatatataaatggattCCAAAAACGTTAATCAAAACAAATCCAAACTACTAATCAACCAAAACTAAGTCATTCTTCGCAAGTTAGTTGTCTGCTAGTGATTTCAATCAACATTCCTATTTAATTGTTCCTATTCCCAGGACaaactaattgaaaaaaaaaaaaaaaaaatcaaattgacaaattgacaatcaaaatcaaattaaaaaaatcaaacttcttCAATCTCCGACTCGCTGTTTTTCTGTCCTCCAAATGGTATCTAAGAGTTTAGtttaaggggaaaaagaaaaaaaggaagacagATAttgaatcaaaatcaattcaattaaATAGCCAAAcctaatactaaattaattcAAACGTTTAaagcaatatttaaaaaaaaaaaaaaaaaaaagacaattacCGATAAAGGTTTTTGCTCTTTCCAAATAACGAACTCTTGtttctctcttatttctctGTTTTTGCCCTctccaaacctaaatcatatataaccccaaatttcaaaaaatcaaatcaaaatctaatgtaacccaaatacctaaattaaaatcaatccaaccaaatttctcaaaactaattcatatttcatacccatacccagatctaagaaagaatgaaaaaaaaaaaaaaaaacttaccggTGATAGTTCTCTCAACGTCTGTCTTCTTCTCATCTCTGAATCGCaaggtttattttttcctccttCTCTATCTTTGTATCATAAGCATCAGtgttaagaaaatcaaaaggaagCGAAACGAGAGAGTATTCGAAAGAGGAGAAACGGAAGTTAGAGCGTTTtagggtttgtgtttttttttttaattttttaataggcGGCTTGGTGTTTTTATAGATACACGTTTGATGAAAGTGTGTCTTCTAAACGCACCGTACGGTATTTTAAATGGAAAACTATATACGTGGCAGCATTTTAAGGGGGCATTTTTCCTAACGTGGCAGCGCCTTCTTAAaggcttctgctattatatatagtattagatatGCTTGGTTTATTCTGGTATCTATTTACTTATGTCTTTATGGATTGTTACCTCAACATTTAGAGGAAGATGATTTCTTTGTGAATTGgactttactaattaaattaaacttGGGTCTTTTTAATCTCTAGAAACTTGTAGTGATTCGCTGCTGGTTTCAATAAACTAGTATTCCTTATTATGGTTCTGATTACATGCTACTACACTGCATAGACAAGTAATTCAACCACATTTCACTAGCAATGTTACTTCTCACACATTATATAACttctattgtaaaatttataattagaatAGTCTATTACCATATGTGGGATCTACATAACAAATAGTCTccaatttttaatcaaaaaaagTAAGGTTAAAAAAAACGTTTTCAATTGTATAGAACCTTTACATTGTATCAATTGCAGCTATTACCATTAGTGGATGTCAAAATCATGAGGGTAATGATTAGTATATAGACCCTATGTAATAAATtatacttgttttaattttactattagtTTTAATCTTAcatatattttggtattaaCATATGTAATAATTAgcaatattgtttttttcttaaggaGATGAGTTGTGATACATTGATTTTCAAGAAGGGACAAAGCTTAAAATAGACCACATATGGGTAGTGTTTCCTCCATTGTCgacaacaataaaatttaaatccttGAAATCTGTTTGTTTCCATTCATAGTTGACCTTATAATACCAAAATTTTCTGGTTTCACAATCACCACATAATGGATGTATatgacttccttttttttttttttttgggagaggtTCATGTGGTGAGTTGCTTGTAGAATGTCAATTTTCTCTTAACGGTTATTGGTTGTTGTGGCAAAGTAGCACCAACAATTTTGGCACTGGTGCCTTTGGTTATGGTGAGGGGGACACTAGCTTTGTGTGCATAATTTTTGCATCGTTCTGGGTTTTATTGGTGCTTGCATGTCTTAtcctatatatatgtatatatatgttatgaGGTCATTTTAACTATAtgatttctaacttttttttgttttgttcaaacTCATATCAGGACAAAATGAGGGAATTGTTGGCTGACTCTGAGAATCACTTGCAGTCATCTGACACAAGTGGTAGTATTGCATGGTCAAGAGATGATGTGTTTGCCAAAGTGATGGGTAAGGAGCACAAAGGTCGCATTCGTGGGGTAGGATTTGGTCCAACCCCAAGTGGTCAAAGTAGCAAGACTGCTCTCACGGACAGTGAAATACGATTAAGTCAAGTAAGGGACGACGAAGTTGCACAATTGAAGGCTTCCTTGGCTACTATGGAGGAGAAACTAGCAGGTTTTGACGAAATGAAGGAAAAAGTTAGTCAATTCGAAGAAATGGAGGAAAGAATGGAGGAAAGAATGGAGCAAAGAATGGCTCGCCTGCTTCAACAGATGCAACAAACTACACAATGCAATCAGGTATGATAAATGAATTGAGTGTCAATTTATATGTAGTAGGAAAGGAACGTTAAATGTATGGttactaattaatatttacTTGTGGTAATTAGCTAGAAagataattacatatttagtaATTACATTAGCTAGAAAGATATTTATTGATAGTATTTACTTGTGAATTGTGACGGTATGAATCTGTTGATCTGTAACATTGATAAAGGGTGGTGAAGGAAAAAGATTTCTACAAGCACCATGTTATTAATAGATGTTTATGGAATTATGTGGTGACACCTTTGCATCCTTTGAATTCTATATCAAGGGACCTCCCAACACCAATCATTTTGATTTCATCTCATTAGTTGTCTTCTTGTGCCACTGCTTTGTAATTTCAAAACTAGGAAGCTGCAAAGAGAGGTGGTCCTCCCATAAAAGATCAAGAAACATGTCTTAATTTAACTcgtttccattttttttaccttGGTAATATTTTCTTGTCATTCTATTTCATTTGTACGCACTTATTAAATAATCATACTTTGTATGTAGGATCCTTCTCCGGTCGAACAATCTCCACCTCTCCCCAGATCATCAGCTGCATCTCATCAACCAGGAAGCTTATAAGTTTTATCTTGGAGTTCTTGGACTTTTTTGTGTACGAAGAACTATGGAAGAACAACCGCATTTTTTGCAAGTGTTGAAAGATAATTTTAaacactttgaaattttgattataGTATTAGATTAATTTCAGCGGTTGTTTTATTCAAATCACCACatcttttttttgtaaattttaagaTGGTGGTTATAGATAATGCTATGTATTTGACAATACATTTCTATGTTAATATTACGTTAGTTTCAAGACATTTGTGGTattgttaattaattatatttgtgGTTTTATGTTAGTAGAGTTAAAAATATTTCAGGTCCTTTGTAACAGGTTTGTGAACAATTTACAGCAGTTTTAAAACccactggaaaaaaaaaaaaaaaaaatcctatagcGGCGGTCAAAAAGCGCCGCTAAAGGTGCACATTTTACCCTTTAATAAATACCTATAGCGGCGCTTATCGCCTGCCGCTAAAGGTTGAAACATATAGCGGCGGGTCCGTACCCGCCGCTAAAAGTATAATTAGACGTTCTGATCTGGTGCTCTTTACCCGCCGCTAAAGGTCGGGACAATAGCGGCGGGCATGACCCGCCGCTAAAAGTGCAATCTGCCATTTTGATTGATTGGCTATAGCGGCGCTCTTTACCCGCCGCTAAAACATATACCTATAGCGGCGGTTTTTGGGACCGCCGCAATTAACCTACAGCAGCACTGCATCACCGACGGGACTGCCCGCCGCAATAGCACCCGCCGCTATAGGTCGTATGTACCTTTAGCGGCGGTTTTTGGGGTTTTAGCAGCGGTTCTGGACCGCCGCAAAAGCCCTTTTTCTTGTAGTGAGTGGAATTGGACTTGCTCAAAACTTAGAAATTTTAGTGACCTCAACCTTTCAAGAGTCCAAAACTAAAGCTTTTAATATTGGCTACATGTAAATATGTAACTTAACCGACTTCCCAATTTTACTAtgttatcaaaataaattgGGGTTTTGAATCTTTGctataacaaaaattcatgGTCAAATACCAAAATGGATATTCAACAAGGAGAAATCGAATCTGTTGTCTTTGCATCTAAAGTTCAACAACCTTACAAGTTTTGAGTATTTCAAACATATAATCCTGCTTATTCTTCCATGGGATAGTTTTACTTATTTTGGACCTAGTTCTAACAAGTTGCAAGGATTACTCTCAATTCCACTACTTATAGTGTTTGAAGATATTGGTTTGAGGTTTCAAATTTAAGACCTCTAAAGTCTCACGAGACCTTAAGAATCACTAAATCAACCACTTGTGGTTTAGAGTTAACTATATTTTTGATGCATCTACAAATAAGCAAAGAGCATTGGCTTGAGAATCTTCATATATCATGTATGCACAAATGAGCTATTACCTCTAGTGATAAGAATTCCAAACACATAAAAGTGTATTGTCCATGACTAACATTTTCTAATACGAAAATATAACGTAAATGCAACTTTATGACATCCGGTTGCCAGTATTGAAGGTGGAAATTCTCCAAGCTTGCAAAAACATGATTTCGCCAATAGCACAATTTCTGGTGCATAAGAAAGTACTTCATCcgtcccaatttgtttgtcctgtttgaaaaatcaaactttttaagggaacatcatttattgttttgtctgCCTTAtgaaaatgtataagtttacaaaactacccttaaataaatttatcattttttttaaaagagttattcttaatgaggcaactaaaaaggtggctcaattagattgatttttttaaatatttgttagttttcttttcaaatagttttgaaaacaaaatagaggtataataggaacattagtaaattaattaattttatttttagaaacaggacaatattttgggacatcccaaaatggaataaaggaTAAACAAACTGGGACGAAGGGAGTATATTATTACGAGTTAGCGTTATGATACAATCAATAAAACATAAGCATTTGTCctcacctttttcttttctttatttttaacaaacaaaaaaaaaatggtaaaaggGAACTTTAGCAAGAAAGCCTTGAAACACAACTTTGTTTTTTCGATGTTTCTAATGGAAGTATAAGTTCAGTAACAAGACTCTTGACAATCTTAATCTAAAAGCAGGTACTCCAAAAATATCATAGTATGaactatgaatatatatatatatatatatatatatatttatatttcttttatttgagaaacacacacacacacacatatataggggAGGGGGGATAAGATAAGGGATTACACTCACACGCCAACACCAAAACTGCATGCAACAGTTAGTGTCGCGGAGCAAGTGATAAACCCCTTCTCAATATCACACCTTACACATCTCACCTTACTTTTAGTAAGTCCATTACTGAATTTTCAAGAAATCTAGAATACTACTTTAgataaaactaaatataaaatctGTAAGGGTGGGTTTTGGTTCCTAAGCCCAAAAGATGAATAGATTTAAGGCCCAAAgagcctaatacaatgaatttgtagagagtggatttaAGAGCTAGGCTTCAATGGATCAAACAACATGCATAGTGAATCAAAGATAgtaagaaagtaaagaaaaataagccCTGTGCAAAGAAACCCTTCCTCAGCAAAATTCGAGGAGAGTGGTCCCtatgtatatttcttttaaactaGGATGCAATTTCAATTCTtgttgctacagtattttctctacaaatttttcGATCCCTTCTCCCTGAAggatctcttacattatatagctcccctTAGATGATCTTGGTCCTTCATTTGTTGATTATccaagccactacttgagtacttgtcctatcagacaccttcCCAAACCCCTTGTGAGTTGCGATGGCTAAGATAGCACTAtttagaggtcttctccacataaatataGCCAGGAGGTTTGGTgggatgcattaaatgtggtggcAGCCATCATCCTTTTAGTCATGTTAAGGCTAACCCCTTCTACGCAGCTCTTTCTCTACAGTATGACCTCCTTTGGTAACGTGCCACTGATGTGGCCTTACTGTTTGAGGGTGTGACCTCCTCGACATAATAATGGCCCCCTCGGCCATGGGTATGACATGCGGCGCAATTACCTTATTTAAATTCCTGTACCCCACAAAATctattaagaaattttttttaagtgattcattatctattatttttttaatgataatatattatattgtattgctttaataaaaattaggtCTTAAACAATGTTGTCTTTGCTATATAACTTAAGATAATTTACattcttttattgttattaataaatttattaataattctgataaattattgatatgatttcttaatttacatataattatagatttttacatttattgcaCTAGGTTAATACCAAATATTAATTTAGTTTAACAAGCATGGTAATTTCatttagagaaatgctatgCCCATTTTGGAACAATTTATCTagtttttttgttgatatttttttgctgaaagtacagAGTAAAAGTTAAACAAAATTCATAGGTGACTCACGTGAGActcacaaataacaaataataaaagcaaaGAGTTTCCTTATAATCAAGACCCAAAcataattgttatgtgcataacattttcataacaaatcttaacaATATGCTATTTCCAGCGGTTCTTTGATCATGTAGTTGGTATTAATGTCCCCAAATCTCGTTATTTTCCAATTAATGTGACATCAgatttacttcttcttcttctccagaTGACAAGAATACATATCTAAACTATTTATTTTGCTCTGACTCCCCTAATGAAAAAGGGGAGGGGGGAGGGTGGTGGGGTGGGGTTGTAATTCTCTTGCATCCTTGATTGAggcatatttattatttatgcaGTCAGATTCGTACACCTCCAACAATGGCATTGTAGTTCGCAATTCAGCTAGAGCAAATTCTTTCAATCCTTGAATTATTTTGGGGCTTGAATTTGGAAAGGTGAAGGTTTATTTCATGTTCCTGTGGCTCCTGCCTTGTCTCTATGAATGcattctttatgtttttgtggTTATTTCATTCTTTCTCAGGTAAGTGACCTCCTAAGTCGCTTCAAGTCCTTTCCTAGCATTGTTGAACTAGACAGCTTGAATTATTGCTTGTTTTATCCCTCACTGTCATAGTTAAACTTCGTTGTTTCtgaatgaaaatttgacaacagTAGGGGAGTGCTCTGATTCTTCTGCTTGGTAACAATCGATTCCGTGACATTTTTCCCTCTTGGTTGGGGACGCTTCCAAGGTTGGGGGTTTTAATCTTGCGAACTAATGGTTACCATGGTGCATATGGGAAACCTGAAAGCAAACTTGAGTTCCCCAAGTTGCAAATTATTGATGTCTTTTTGAATTACTTTGCAGGTAAGTTACTATATGAGCACTTTCAAAGTTGGACCTCCATGAAAGTTGCCAACTTGACAATTGAAAAGGATAATGTTTATATGGTTGCACATATGAGGACAACATCAAGAGATTTCACATGGAGCTCTGATTTTAGTTACTCCTTGGAAATTACCAACAAGGGCATCAAGACACTATATGAAAAGATCCAAAATCATCTTCTAGCTATTGATCTCTCATGCAATTGATTTGATTCATCTTGTCAATTGGATTATCAATATTAGCtcatgcatttaaaattaaaaggtagaaggattaagaaaaataataattaaaaaatatattttattgatcttaaatccaaatccaaatccaaatttagaTATTCAAACAACAGAATTTCAAATGATGAATTTCAAATCCGTCATTGTTTTAAAAAACCCAAATAGAGAATTTCAAAATCTAGGGATCGGATTTCAAATCAAGGCATTTTAAATCAATGGATTTcatatccaaatccaaatccaaatccaaatgttGCCATCCAAACACAACCATAAAGTTTTGGATTTGTTTTATGAGTGTTTGAATTAATTTTCTAGACCATTCtcctttactttttctattttgtgtaacaacaataaaaagagTAAGGTTAGCTACCTAGGAAAATTATGACTGTTTTTTATTCGTGTTCTAATAAATAATCCATTTATGCAAGATTAacgaagaaagaaaggaaaaaaaaatattagacaaGAAATTTATGAAGGGATTGCGCAACGGTTTTTTGTTAACTAAGATTAACGACACGCCCATGaagttgtttttcatttttgtagaaACACTCATACGCGTCTATGAAAATCTTGTGTAAGGTGGAGTTTGGATCCACGTCCAGCATCTACATTTCAGCAATTGTGcgtttttagccttttttttttttttttttttgaagatcaGCACCTGTGTCACTGTTCATTgtccatgaacagtgattttaggcttatgaacagtaaaaaagggtgaacaataattttccacacatttaaaaattattttgctacagtattttttgtttcagcaaaaataaattgtatccaaacggatcctaAGTTTATAATATAGTAGGCTGAAGTATATTTTGGCattgtattttctttcttttttttcattttcctttgtaCTTTTTTTACAATTACGGTGGCATTAAAGTATTGCATGTGTGATATGTAGCATGTACGAATGTCGGCATTCCTAGATTATTTGCAACTTCAATTTCATTCGGGTGGGCTGATAAAACATGGGCCTAGAAcagtataaattattttaatctgtTATTGTGACCTGTTGCTAGGAGTTTTCATCCGCGATTCAGCCAAGTCATCAAGGTTTTAACTTCAGCCGGATTTTCCCTACGGTCCAATCCACCACAAGGTACAATCACAGTTATCTGTAATGCAGCCATTGGCAATAGTTGGTCTTATGTTGCGATTGTCGCTTGGGACTGGAGAGGGACATTAGGCTCTTTCTAAAAAAGTGGAAACCATTATCCTTATCCAAGCTGAAACGGAGGCAATTAATTGGGCAACTCTTCAAGTGGTGTCCCATAGTATTGAATCAGCAATTGTCGAGAGTGATGCCAAGATATGTGTAGATGCCCTCACTAATCCCAGTTCTGTAGTCCTAAGTTGCAGGCTGGAAATTAAATGGACCCCTAGAGAGCTTCCAATAGTACTACTCATGGTTTAGCATCATGGTCTCCCAATAATAGATTTTCTAGTTGTTTTGTATTGGGTACAACTTTAGATGTTTTTATTAATGCTATTGTAAAGGAGCAAACCCAGCTAGTTATCTTATaatctttttcttgctttcaaTAATTCTTTTTTCATGTGGATTGATTGATGTTGTCAATGTCTATCATAGAtctgtgatttgaaattttttttatgaagccAAACTGTACATATAAAAAAACTTCTAAATCCGAAGGATATAATTATATGTAACAAGCTTACTTAACGTATAAAGTTTTGCATTGGTTTATATGAGTGTTGGATTAATTTTCTAGACTATTCTATTCTTACTTCTCTCTATTTTGTGTAAGAGCAATAAGAACGACAAGGTTTACCACAACTAATTACTAATTTTCAATTTGAGAAATCATTTGACTACTCTTTGCCCATATCTAAATTTGACTTGAATTAAATTCTGCTAttttaaaagtaacaaattaaataatgagattgtaaaaattaataaattaaatcttctagtttaaaattaataattaaaacttgaggtttcaaaaaaaaaaaaaacaatttaaatctcAGCCCACTTAAGtgaaatacaaatatatttggaATTCAGTATATAAGGCAGCaggttttaatttattatttgtgaaattatagagtttaaattgttatttttaaaattttaagaattaatttaCTACTTTTGAAACAAAACCGTTTAATTTGTTACGTTCTTCTAAGGTAGAGATTTTAAAACATTCACATCTGTctagttattttaatatttcagtGAAACATTTGAAATAACATTTGAAATAACTTTTGAACCCAGGTATATTTGTATATGGAGaaactatataaaatttttactcATTTACTTATGTACaactatataaaattttattttcttctaaatattttttttagctaaaagcTTTGCACCTTTAGgtatttgtcatggaataatcATAATTCAAATCCCCCGCTCGGCATCCAAACTAAcgctaataatttttttgcccAGCAAAAATCACTCATTCCCTGCCTCCTTccattattttaacatttttcaatcTCTCTCTAATACTCAATTCTCTTCCTGGTCACTCTCTCCAGCTGCTAAGCACAACCAAGTGAACCCCCACCACATTGGGTCTCTCCAAAAAGAATTAACAGAAGCCCctcttaattaaattaattggttttttcttgattttctgCTCTtcgattcttcttcttcttaattgaatttaaactaAATGATGTTCGACTATTTGCAGTTTATGCTTCAAGTTTTGAGTGGAACTGTGGCAATTCAATTGCCTGCAAGgtgtttgacaaaatgcttGACCATAATATTTCTGTGACATAATATCTAGGATCCTTTGGCTATACAGTTTGTTATAGCTGAATTGTGAGCTTTGGATTGATGCTTTAGGAGACAGAGAAAACCTTTTAAACTTCAATTTTATTAGAACTccatttaatttaaattgtCAACTGCTTCTTTAGTCAAGTTATCATgttgttttataaaataaacttaaaaagttaGTGTTATTAAGCATTTTTATGAGCAATTGGTTTATTGAGAATTACATGAAGCATACTGCCGACTCTAGCACAAAACTTATGTGGGCACAAAATCCATTGTATTTTGTGGATGGATGACTTGATTCAGAAATTTTcgtttgcttaattttattatagcACCTCATTTAATAAGTTGTTTTTGGCTTCTAGTACCCATTCCAATAAATTGTCATACCTTATTAATTCTTTCTTGCATTAATTTTAACATGGCCATAATATTGACTGGGAAAATTGTAGAATCACTCTAAATCATCCCTTGTCAAACAATAAAATCCTCATGAAAGAAAGCAACAACAGATCTGTATTAGGATTAACACCATAGTTCATGTTGGTTGAACCCAAAACATGCATTAACATTGGACATGTCCAGGTCATACTAGTACAACAGACTCTGCTGGTTTGAACTGACATTGTAAATGGGTAAGCACATAACAGAGGCCATGCCAAAAAGAGTTCCAAATTTCACAGACACAACACCTTTGACCCAATTACTACTTTATGTAATTGTAAATGCCTTCTTGCTTTTGTGAGTAGTTGATAATTACGAAAGCTCCACAATTTAGTTACAACTAATACTAATTTGTTGTTTCTGTTGTATATTGTTGGCAGGTTGATTGAAGTGTGGGGGGtgcaaattttgattttacattTAACTGTTTTAAGAATTAAATGAACTgtgtatatattaatattagaaCTTGGTAGGCAAGTAGTATGCAGATATTTGGAACTTGGTCCCTTTATGCTTGGTATTAACACTTTGGTAGGAGCATCATCATTGTTTTGAGGATGCGAAAATTTCAATGGCACAATTGATAGAATTGTTTGATTGGTCTTAGGTGTGGGGTTTTACTAATTGTAACTCCATGGCT contains these protein-coding regions:
- the LOC126717498 gene encoding uncharacterized protein LOC126717498 isoform X2, encoding MESEGETADKMRELLADSENHLQSSDTSGSIAWSRDDVFAKVMGKEHKGRIRGVGFGPTPSGQRKNGGKNGAKNGSPASTDATNYTMQSGSFSGRTISTSPQIISCISSTRKLISFILEFLDFFVYEELWKNNRIFCKC
- the LOC126717498 gene encoding uncharacterized protein LOC126717498 isoform X1 translates to MESEGETADKMRELLADSENHLQSSDTSGSIAWSRDDVFAKVMGKEHKGRIRGVGFGPTPSGQSSKTALTDSEIRLSQVRDDEVAQLKASLATMEEKLAGFDEMKEKVSQFEEMEERMEERMEQRMARLLQQMQQTTQCNQDPSPVEQSPPLPRSSAASHQPGSL
- the LOC126717498 gene encoding uncharacterized protein LOC126717498 isoform X3 codes for the protein MESEGETADKMRELLADSENHLQSSDTSGSIAWSRDDVFAKVMGKEHKGRIRGVGFGPTPSGQRKNGAKNGSPASTDATNYTMQSGSFSGRTISTSPQIISCISSTRKLISFILEFLDFFVYEELWKNNRIFCKC